A single window of Methanosphaera sp. DNA harbors:
- a CDS encoding Mur ligase family protein, with translation MQIDDIDKDATFGVIGVCGINGNLISRVLMDHGFKVQANDMVNEEDCRFKGALADYPDMKVYYGKIPQTFFTESDYMVLPMALIESKSMIYQKVKKHNIPVLTPNDIFEMFEPKHPVICITGTNGKSTTTNLLKHIAYAADMKPCEHNLKDMQGNTNDIPALQSRLAGDLNILETGTFGVKDSLYNLAKPCDPDVGIITNITPDHIAEDSTFLDYAMVKGELIRLLDDKTLIVNSDDPTIKSLINKLNYQGNLITFGVDYETSSKSTKQCFCGCDVEVDEFISGSGRYECSCGIKYEKPDYVACDINDEHNKFTLLTPSGEKLEFSLSISGLHNIYNATGAIIAAIEVLDLNYEVIADAVASFGGVAGRMQKLGVVDGKDIMIDYAHNPAGISTVLSEVKNSYGCVVNVITTESESGMEGDHEILENALEYADFIVPASYNSYLCAKEALKNGIGEGKIILPDEMSNFQKEGTTGASQHQVIVGFMRALDIDCDLIICTGEAAFKYEDVISDKINSINNN, from the coding sequence ATGCAGATTGATGATATTGACAAAGATGCAACATTTGGTGTTATAGGTGTATGTGGAATAAATGGTAACTTGATAAGTCGTGTTCTCATGGATCATGGCTTTAAAGTACAGGCAAATGACATGGTAAATGAAGAGGATTGTCGTTTTAAAGGAGCACTTGCTGATTATCCTGACATGAAAGTTTACTATGGAAAAATACCACAGACATTTTTCACAGAAAGTGACTATATGGTACTTCCAATGGCACTTATTGAGTCTAAATCAATGATATATCAGAAAGTAAAAAAACATAATATTCCAGTTTTAACACCAAATGATATATTTGAAATGTTTGAGCCAAAACATCCTGTAATATGTATAACAGGTACAAATGGAAAGTCAACAACAACAAATCTACTAAAACATATTGCATATGCAGCAGATATGAAGCCATGTGAGCATAATCTTAAAGATATGCAGGGAAATACAAATGATATTCCAGCACTACAATCAAGACTTGCAGGAGATTTAAATATTCTTGAAACAGGAACATTTGGAGTTAAAGATAGTCTTTATAATCTTGCAAAACCATGTGATCCTGATGTTGGAATAATAACAAATATTACACCCGATCATATAGCAGAAGATTCAACATTTCTCGACTATGCAATGGTAAAAGGAGAGCTTATAAGACTTCTTGATGATAAAACACTTATTGTAAATAGTGATGATCCAACAATAAAATCATTAATTAATAAACTCAACTATCAGGGAAATCTAATAACATTTGGAGTAGATTATGAAACTTCATCTAAATCAACCAAGCAATGCTTCTGTGGATGTGATGTTGAAGTTGATGAATTTATATCAGGTAGTGGAAGATATGAATGTAGTTGTGGTATTAAATATGAAAAACCAGACTATGTAGCATGTGATATAAATGATGAACATAATAAGTTTACACTTCTTACACCTAGTGGTGAAAAACTAGAATTTAGTCTATCAATTAGTGGACTTCATAACATCTACAATGCAACAGGTGCAATAATTGCAGCAATTGAAGTGCTTGATCTTAACTATGAGGTAATTGCTGATGCTGTTGCATCCTTTGGTGGTGTTGCTGGACGTATGCAAAAACTTGGAGTTGTTGATGGTAAAGATATTATGATTGACTATGCACATAATCCTGCTGGTATTTCAACAGTACTATCAGAGGTTAAAAATAGTTATGGTTGTGTAGTTAATGTAATTACAACAGAATCTGAATCTGGTATGGAAGGAGATCATGAAATACTTGAAAATGCACTAGAATATGCTGATTTCATAGTTCCTGCATCATATAATTCATATCTTTGTGCAAAAGAAGCACTTAAAAATGGAATTGGTGAGGGTAAAATCATACTTCCTGATGAAATGTCAAACTTCCAAAAAGAAGGTACAACAGGAGCATCACAACACCAGGTAATTGTTGGATTTATGCGTGCATTAGACATTGACTGTGATCTTATAATATGTACAGGTGAAGCAGCATTTAAGTATGAGGATGTAATATCTGATAAAATAAACTCCATTAATAATAACTAG
- a CDS encoding Mur ligase family protein: protein MFKSCLVVGAGNAGRPVARLLNYRGVDVTISDAKKFDEFTTRRQGRLKLLEDEGVKLQLGVKQPCIDEFDAVFLAPTIPETAPIYQQVLDQKKEIVTRKTISDIVNEELPMPKIGITGSFGKTTTTDMLTHIFKAAGYNLYQCSSMKWNLVSEAVVDDIIRGEPKGADVAIVELPHGTLGLLGELDLDIGVITNLRPEHLCEFGGSFQKYVDRKACMLDASKTLVANSQCGDIMTYKRDDTIYFNFQDNEELDLEKYAPLYEGLVDDDGKYHIKLSENGSDDIIDIDTIAHYTYENLTAAIATAMTYGVSLDDIKKGIANFTGVGGRMEYIGKYNGVDAYYDASYGDQSVRQALEAIKDENLIILYDNVDSTTVRDKKESGRVIGDYANIVIASGYVEVTNTLNMDAALELLGAIENDDVLKIAVCTLDEAAELAMKYAKPGDIIVHLGPDASNSYELAKERMIKGLEIGSKRYAD, encoded by the coding sequence ATGTTTAAATCATGTTTAGTTGTAGGTGCAGGAAATGCTGGACGTCCAGTTGCAAGATTATTAAATTACAGGGGTGTTGATGTAACAATATCTGATGCTAAAAAATTTGATGAATTTACAACAAGAAGACAAGGAAGACTTAAACTACTAGAAGATGAGGGAGTTAAACTACAACTAGGAGTAAAACAGCCTTGTATTGATGAATTTGATGCTGTATTTCTAGCACCAACAATACCAGAAACAGCACCAATATATCAACAAGTACTAGATCAGAAAAAGGAAATTGTTACAAGAAAAACAATAAGTGATATTGTAAATGAAGAACTTCCAATGCCTAAAATTGGAATAACAGGATCATTTGGTAAAACAACAACAACAGATATGCTAACACATATCTTTAAAGCTGCAGGATACAACCTTTATCAGTGTTCATCAATGAAATGGAATCTTGTAAGTGAAGCAGTAGTAGATGATATAATACGTGGAGAACCAAAAGGTGCTGATGTTGCAATAGTTGAACTTCCACATGGAACATTAGGACTTCTTGGAGAATTAGATCTTGACATTGGAGTAATTACAAATCTACGTCCAGAACATTTATGTGAATTTGGTGGATCATTCCAGAAATATGTGGATAGAAAAGCATGTATGCTTGATGCTTCAAAAACTCTTGTTGCAAACTCCCAGTGTGGAGATATTATGACATATAAACGTGATGATACAATCTACTTTAATTTCCAGGATAATGAAGAACTTGATCTTGAAAAATATGCTCCATTATATGAAGGATTAGTTGATGATGATGGAAAATATCATATAAAACTATCAGAAAATGGTAGTGATGATATAATAGATATTGATACAATAGCACATTATACATATGAAAATTTAACAGCAGCAATTGCAACTGCTATGACATATGGTGTAAGTCTTGATGATATTAAAAAGGGTATTGCAAACTTCACAGGTGTTGGAGGACGTATGGAATATATTGGAAAATATAATGGTGTAGATGCATACTATGATGCATCATATGGAGATCAAAGTGTACGTCAAGCACTTGAAGCAATAAAAGATGAAAATCTAATAATATTATATGATAATGTTGATTCAACAACAGTACGTGATAAAAAGGAAAGTGGACGTGTAATTGGAGATTATGCAAATATTGTAATAGCATCAGGATATGTTGAGGTAACAAATACACTTAACATGGATGCAGCATTAGAACTTCTTGGCGCAATAGAAAATGATGATGTACTTAAAATTGCTGTATGTACACTTGATGAGGCAGCAGAACTTGCAATGAAATATGCAAAACCTGGTGATATAATTGTACACCTTGGTCCTGATGCATCAAATTCATATGAACTTGCAAAAGAAAGAATGATAAAAGGTTTAGAAATAGGAAGTAAAAGATATGCAGATTGA
- a CDS encoding Mur ligase family protein produces MDKLSIKASKLADIIKGKLYGPDHTLSGKYTFLNKAQEDDIVIRHWINDKGVEIAKDRKVSCIITQDPQDDTIKTAQKLDISLIVTDYIEYATAYALNCASRMYASDAYKISITGTNGKSTTTHLLYTIFSDLGYNTYTNTDAESEGNTLIDPKVASELAEFTQENGKIDVVSLEVSEVQGWDDRIMENHAYEMISAMMSDVSIITNASMDHINLLRSFDHLLDEISGAARAIDYDDKESLLILNYDDENIRPMNSIVQENSNVHVMYFGNYQDNDDILAVSYKKNVGIYVEDELYIKYEDLPFTSMHFIQDIMAAICVCIYYDLPQDGVIKSLKNYKPLARRFIKLRDDPVIIDDFAHNPSGIKLTIENGYDLGCNVFVVDAIRGSRGDDINHEIAEALAEVLKDKDNYTLFITSSIDVVDHLNWVCDSELEVFEDTLKSENIKYTHIETLEESLLKAYSLAEDDDVILLLGAQGMDPAAGILKKHDIIE; encoded by the coding sequence ATGGATAAATTAAGCATAAAAGCATCAAAATTAGCTGATATTATTAAAGGTAAATTATATGGTCCTGATCATACATTATCAGGAAAATATACTTTTTTAAATAAAGCACAAGAGGATGATATTGTAATAAGACACTGGATCAATGATAAAGGTGTAGAAATTGCAAAAGATAGAAAAGTATCATGTATAATTACACAAGATCCACAAGATGATACAATAAAAACAGCACAAAAGTTAGATATATCATTAATTGTTACAGATTATATTGAATATGCAACAGCATATGCACTTAACTGTGCCTCAAGGATGTATGCTTCAGATGCTTATAAGATTTCCATTACTGGTACTAATGGTAAATCTACCACCACCCATCTTCTTTATACTATTTTTTCAGATTTAGGATATAATACTTATACAAATACTGATGCTGAATCTGAGGGAAATACACTAATAGATCCTAAAGTTGCATCAGAACTTGCAGAGTTCACACAAGAAAATGGAAAAATAGATGTGGTTTCACTTGAAGTATCAGAAGTTCAAGGATGGGACGATAGAATTATGGAAAATCATGCATATGAAATGATTTCAGCTATGATGAGTGATGTAAGTATCATAACAAATGCTTCAATGGATCATATAAACTTACTTCGTTCATTTGATCATCTTCTTGATGAAATATCAGGAGCAGCAAGAGCAATAGATTATGATGATAAAGAATCATTACTTATTCTTAATTATGATGATGAAAATATACGTCCTATGAATTCAATAGTTCAAGAAAATAGCAATGTACATGTAATGTATTTTGGAAACTATCAAGATAACGATGATATTCTAGCTGTAAGTTACAAAAAGAATGTTGGAATCTATGTAGAAGATGAACTATATATTAAATATGAAGATCTTCCATTTACATCAATGCATTTTATACAAGATATAATGGCAGCAATCTGTGTATGTATATATTATGATCTTCCACAAGATGGTGTTATAAAATCACTAAAAAACTATAAACCACTTGCAAGACGTTTCATAAAACTACGAGATGATCCTGTAATTATTGATGATTTTGCACATAATCCATCAGGAATAAAACTTACAATAGAAAATGGTTATGATCTAGGATGTAATGTATTTGTAGTTGATGCAATACGTGGAAGTCGTGGCGATGATATAAACCATGAAATAGCCGAAGCATTAGCAGAAGTTCTTAAAGATAAAGATAATTATACTCTCTTTATTACATCAAGTATTGATGTTGTAGATCATCTAAACTGGGTTTGTGATTCAGAACTTGAAGTATTTGAAGATACACTAAAGAGTGAAAATATCAAATATACACATATTGAAACACTTGAAGAAAGCTTACTTAAAGCATATTCTCTTGCAGAAGATGATGATGTAATACTTCTTCTTGGAGCACAAGGAATGGATCCAGCAGCAGGAATACTTAAAAAACATGACATAATAGAATAA
- a CDS encoding phospho-N-acetylmuramoyl-pentapeptide-transferase, translated as MISQVDVLIFFITLVASAVFTAFVRRELLEADIRDNPIVSEHRQKSGTPTMGGLGILLGVCFIALLLSQATFTFSNSYLMVVTIFMVVAGIFGIFDDLLGFKVKEYQKVVRNDGSEAVQIGLLSLQPGEEARIASEKAKADYAKIVEEEHKLTLIDEIPIKSETTETEKIITQIILACFLILPGFIPSTIFGFDIGLLIIPVAIFAIIGSINSVNLIDGMDGLAAGIIAIASIASALYASVTTGSVASLPFVVIAGASVGFLVLNHYPAKVFMGDTGSYALGAGYMAAALIGNTFVFSVIALAVPIISVIISLLHRAHIITLPVEPLHHTLNYHGMSEQKIVILYWAVTLIVSVVALIAFGVI; from the coding sequence GTGATTAGTCAAGTTGACGTACTAATATTCTTCATAACTCTCGTTGCATCAGCAGTATTTACTGCATTTGTAAGACGTGAACTTCTTGAAGCAGATATTAGAGACAATCCAATAGTATCAGAACATAGACAAAAAAGTGGAACACCTACTATGGGAGGATTAGGAATTCTATTAGGGGTTTGTTTTATAGCACTACTTCTTTCACAGGCAACTTTCACTTTTTCAAATAGTTATCTTATGGTAGTTACTATTTTCATGGTCGTTGCAGGAATCTTTGGTATATTTGATGATTTACTTGGTTTTAAAGTAAAAGAATACCAAAAAGTTGTACGTAACGATGGATCTGAAGCTGTTCAGATAGGATTATTATCACTACAACCTGGAGAAGAAGCAAGAATTGCATCAGAAAAAGCAAAAGCTGACTATGCAAAAATTGTTGAAGAAGAACATAAACTTACATTAATTGATGAAATACCAATTAAAAGTGAAACAACAGAAACTGAAAAAATTATTACTCAAATAATTCTAGCATGTTTCTTAATTCTTCCAGGATTTATACCATCAACAATATTCGGATTTGACATTGGTCTTTTAATAATACCTGTTGCAATATTTGCAATTATTGGATCTATAAACTCTGTTAATCTGATAGATGGTATGGATGGACTTGCAGCTGGTATTATTGCAATAGCTTCTATTGCATCAGCATTATATGCATCAGTGACAACTGGATCTGTTGCATCATTACCATTTGTTGTAATTGCAGGTGCATCTGTAGGATTTTTAGTATTAAACCATTATCCTGCAAAGGTATTTATGGGAGATACAGGATCATATGCATTAGGTGCAGGTTATATGGCAGCAGCACTTATTGGAAATACATTTGTATTTTCTGTAATAGCACTTGCTGTACCTATAATATCTGTAATAATAAGTCTTCTTCACAGAGCACATATTATTACATTACCTGTTGAACCATTACATCATACACTTAACTATCATGGAATGTCAGAACAAAAAATTGTTATATTATACTGGGCTGTAACTTTAATAGTTTCAGTAGTAGCTTTAATAGCATTTGGTGTAATATAA
- a CDS encoding ATP-grasp domain-containing protein has translation MKILFIGSRLFDDVDWYLKSEGITSIITESNENAANLDLADKKYIVPRGMDEPMKIAIDEDVDAVIPLIGIDPPLIDVGALKDKLEKDYNIPVIAASEMTATIAADKYDTKQLLDKNNIKTPKYEKIEDKTNRENIYNNLPLVIKTPAGQGGCGVKIALNSSDCDEFIDANIDSDIFTEEYVEGYEASIEVLRYNNQTVPLVPVYKGVTTLKGVHPLAKIKQAPLNIAGIDNEKHNKKLQNLAVKLAEMVDLSGTMDIDILHDVNSENDYIIELNTRPSGTRYMTAASTNIYPLCQLVDMAKGQWDACDVKKSMKNYYAAELPVGVVDDNKNPNIKYFKDENCYVVHGPANYQRVTLRAQSKSKLTDLAYDVAYDYANENDLDFKDEY, from the coding sequence ATGAAAATATTATTTATAGGATCAAGACTATTTGATGATGTAGATTGGTATCTTAAGAGTGAAGGTATAACATCAATAATAACAGAATCAAATGAAAATGCAGCAAATTTAGATCTTGCAGATAAAAAATATATTGTACCACGTGGAATGGATGAACCAATGAAAATAGCAATAGATGAAGATGTTGATGCTGTAATTCCACTAATTGGTATAGATCCACCACTTATAGATGTTGGAGCACTAAAAGATAAACTAGAAAAAGATTATAATATTCCAGTAATTGCAGCAAGTGAAATGACTGCAACAATTGCAGCAGATAAGTATGATACAAAACAATTACTTGATAAAAATAATATTAAAACACCAAAATATGAAAAAATAGAAGATAAAACAAATCGTGAAAATATCTATAATAATCTTCCATTAGTAATTAAAACACCAGCAGGACAGGGAGGATGTGGTGTAAAAATAGCATTAAATAGTAGTGATTGTGATGAATTTATAGATGCAAATATAGACTCTGACATCTTTACAGAAGAATATGTGGAAGGATATGAAGCATCAATTGAAGTACTACGATATAACAATCAAACAGTACCACTTGTTCCTGTATATAAGGGAGTTACAACACTCAAAGGTGTACATCCACTTGCAAAGATAAAACAAGCACCACTAAATATTGCAGGTATAGATAATGAAAAACATAACAAAAAATTGCAAAATCTAGCAGTTAAACTTGCAGAAATGGTGGATTTATCAGGAACAATGGATATTGACATACTCCATGATGTAAATTCTGAAAATGATTATATAATAGAACTTAACACCAGACCAAGTGGTACACGTTATATGACAGCAGCATCAACTAATATCTATCCATTATGTCAACTTGTTGATATGGCAAAAGGTCAATGGGATGCATGTGATGTTAAAAAGTCTATGAAAAACTATTATGCAGCAGAACTTCCAGTTGGAGTTGTAGATGATAATAAAAATCCTAACATAAAATACTTCAAAGATGAAAACTGTTATGTTGTACATGGACCTGCAAATTATCAGAGAGTAACACTACGTGCTCAAAGTAAGTCAAAACTCACAGATCTTGCATATGATGTAGCATATGATTATGCAAATGAAAATGACCTAGATTTTAAGGATGAATATTAA
- the hycI gene encoding hydrogenase maturation peptidase HycI encodes MDLIPSKQLSCEIKEFIEDYDKLLILGIGNILRGDDGLGPLFIDVVYDKLTKTTKNTDNIFLLNAEAAPENQMTTIRQINPSHIIIVDAVEFDTTPGEIVLINKEQIDEFSFSTHSMPISFLINYIETTIGSKSMIIGIQPESMTLVNTISDVVDESVGELAEMIVETI; translated from the coding sequence GTGGACTTAATACCATCCAAACAACTATCATGCGAAATTAAAGAATTTATAGAAGACTATGATAAACTCCTAATTCTAGGAATAGGAAACATACTACGAGGAGATGATGGTCTAGGACCATTGTTTATAGATGTAGTATATGATAAACTAACAAAAACAACAAAAAATACAGATAATATATTTCTTCTAAATGCAGAAGCAGCACCTGAAAATCAGATGACAACAATACGTCAAATAAATCCATCACACATAATAATTGTAGATGCAGTAGAATTTGACACAACACCAGGTGAAATAGTATTAATAAATAAAGAACAAATCGATGAATTTTCATTTTCAACACATTCAATGCCAATATCATTTCTAATAAACTATATAGAAACAACAATTGGAAGTAAATCAATGATAATAGGAATACAACCTGAAAGTATGACACTTGTAAATACAATATCAGATGTAGTAGATGAAAGTGTAGGTGAACTTGCAGAAATGATAGTTGAAACAATTTAA
- a CDS encoding 50S ribosomal protein L11 methyltransferase, which yields MTYYDDLVNDKKRVSAFKKAIDAKANGITYDLGTGSGILATIASENADIVYAIESNPLILKKTRSNFKDYDNINLIKTDATCYEFREIPDTIICEMLDTALIDEEQIPVINNAHKYSNNKTIFIPQGVKNTIKLTNSKINYIQYYEDGYPKHEVLSDEVEYSTIDFTQINDENVDITVKLKATKDGIINSVMITTYTHLCDDLTIEPTPMLNPPLIIPVNHIDVKKDDVIDVHLKYIMGGGLNTIQTTIMRN from the coding sequence ATGACATATTATGACGATCTAGTAAATGATAAAAAAAGAGTATCAGCATTTAAAAAGGCAATTGATGCAAAAGCAAACGGTATAACATACGATCTTGGAACAGGATCAGGAATACTTGCAACAATAGCATCAGAAAATGCAGATATTGTATATGCAATTGAGTCAAATCCACTAATTTTAAAAAAGACAAGATCAAATTTTAAAGATTATGACAATATTAACTTAATTAAAACAGATGCAACATGCTATGAATTTAGAGAAATTCCAGATACAATAATTTGTGAGATGCTTGATACAGCATTAATTGATGAAGAACAAATACCAGTAATTAACAATGCACATAAATATTCAAATAATAAAACAATCTTCATACCACAAGGTGTTAAAAATACAATAAAGCTAACAAATTCAAAGATAAACTACATACAATACTATGAAGATGGATATCCAAAACATGAAGTATTATCTGATGAAGTAGAATATAGCACCATAGATTTCACACAAATAAATGATGAAAATGTTGATATAACAGTTAAATTAAAAGCAACAAAAGATGGAATTATAAATTCAGTAATGATAACAACATATACACATCTATGTGATGATTTAACAATAGAACCAACACCAATGCTAAATCCTCCACTTATCATACCAGTAAATCATATTGATGTTAAAAAAGATGATGTTATAGATGTACATCTTAAATATATAATGGGGGGTGGACTTAATACCATCCAAACAACTATCATGCGAAATTAA
- the nikR gene encoding nickel-responsive transcriptional regulator NikR, producing the protein MRISMSLPNKLLTEFDDVLRDRGYQSRSKGIRDALKDYILRYQWMNEMEGERVGVLAVIYDHNYVGVMESMTDIQHHYRDQIDASLHIHMNEKYCLEVIIVKGDVKYIRELTEKLMRLKGVEHVKLTSAGTGEIEQLSEEE; encoded by the coding sequence ATGAGAATAAGTATGTCTCTCCCTAACAAGTTATTAACAGAATTTGATGATGTTCTTAGGGATAGAGGTTACCAATCTCGTTCAAAAGGAATTCGTGATGCTCTAAAAGATTATATTCTCAGGTATCAATGGATGAATGAGATGGAAGGAGAACGTGTTGGAGTACTAGCTGTTATATATGATCATAACTACGTAGGTGTAATGGAGTCAATGACTGATATTCAACACCATTATAGAGATCAAATTGATGCAAGTTTACACATTCACATGAATGAAAAGTATTGTTTAGAAGTTATCATTGTAAAAGGTGATGTTAAATATATACGTGAGTTAACTGAAAAATTAATGAGACTCAAAGGCGTAGAACATGTAAAACTCACTAGTGCTGGAACAGGCGAAATTGAACAATTAAGTGAAGAAGAATAA
- a CDS encoding CBS domain-containing protein yields MIIKDVMNNTIYSIKSNEKVREAIRLLQEYNINRLFVVNDNDSIIGSIGYIDLFEIIKPAEKLNIDDISVSELMDVNINFIDVNEVVENAANLILRSETSALIVTEDNKNVGVITKTDICRCVAMSKLIGK; encoded by the coding sequence ATGATCATAAAAGATGTTATGAATAATACAATTTATTCAATAAAATCTAATGAAAAAGTTAGAGAAGCAATAAGGCTATTGCAGGAATATAATATTAATAGATTATTTGTAGTTAATGATAATGACAGTATTATTGGATCTATAGGTTATATTGATTTATTTGAAATTATAAAACCTGCAGAAAAATTAAATATTGATGATATATCAGTATCTGAGTTAATGGATGTTAATATTAATTTTATTGATGTTAATGAAGTTGTAGAAAATGCTGCTAATCTTATACTTAGATCTGAAACTTCAGCATTAATAGTAACAGAAGACAATAAAAATGTTGGTGTTATAACTAAAACTGATATTTGTCGTTGTGTTGCAATGTCAAAATTGATTGGAAAATAG
- a CDS encoding TrkA family potassium uptake protein, with protein sequence MNGIIVGAGRVGYNLAKKMQTEHDITVIEKDHDRFVRASEDLSCYVVHGSAANTSTLEKANIQSADFFVAVTGNDEVNLLSSVYAKEHGVSIISSKLNNPDHSSIFEKLGIGFINPERSVVRFITRMIIRPSAQSLVTLGKGGAEILEFTVQNEELDGKKISEIENDSPYFKIVSKFVNDEDDAIIPNPETIIEVDDSVSVIVKNEYQKQVQHLFTNE encoded by the coding sequence ATGAATGGTATAATAGTAGGAGCTGGACGTGTTGGCTATAACTTGGCTAAAAAGATGCAAACAGAACATGATATAACAGTTATTGAAAAAGATCATGATAGATTTGTTAGAGCATCTGAGGATCTTAGTTGTTATGTAGTTCATGGAAGTGCTGCAAATACATCAACACTTGAAAAAGCAAATATTCAATCTGCTGACTTTTTTGTTGCAGTAACAGGAAATGATGAGGTAAATCTCTTATCTTCTGTATATGCAAAAGAACATGGTGTTTCTATTATTTCATCAAAACTTAATAATCCAGACCATTCATCTATATTTGAGAAATTAGGAATAGGATTTATTAATCCTGAAAGAAGTGTTGTTAGATTTATTACACGTATGATTATCAGACCATCTGCACAATCTCTTGTAACTTTAGGAAAAGGTGGAGCTGAAATTCTTGAATTCACAGTACAAAATGAAGAACTAGATGGAAAGAAGATATCTGAAATTGAAAATGATTCACCTTATTTTAAAATTGTATCAAAATTTGTCAATGATGAAGATGATGCAATCATACCAAATCCAGAAACTATCATTGAAGTTGATGATTCTGTAAGTGTAATTGTAAAAAATGAATATCAAAAACAAGTACAACATTTATTTACAAATGAATAA
- a CDS encoding VWA domain-containing protein — MTSEVTSESIITLSNLLRKDGMIVSIRSSTTASWFWENYHEDIDEAHLKESLKCIYVKNKEDEVKFDRAYTQVFDTKSKDSYRKYKEKVNKKRKKIEETSENVNVEVQTQDNTQYNENIELIEQRKKSKIINEKLTQDSIVLLDNFDNRVFDICRRLSKKIANQRKKRRKLARSHKIDMQRTIRYNLKNGGHLVKLYTQKPPLKKTKQIFLCDVSGSCKWVSTWFFAILYGCYKTFDKVTIFDFDNKVVDVTGTFNCDFKNTNDINEAHQAYGLKSYGQSDMTKAFKQFEEEANLNNKTDVIILTDCRDWKGEFVNGKLESAAILERIAKKSRRLIILNPEKKIRWNTPTSYVSEYEKAGATVYETGTLEQFANVISKL, encoded by the coding sequence ATGACATCAGAGGTAACATCAGAAAGTATTATTACACTTTCAAATCTACTAAGAAAAGATGGTATGATTGTAAGTATACGTAGTTCAACAACAGCTTCATGGTTCTGGGAAAACTACCATGAAGACATTGATGAGGCACATCTAAAAGAATCATTAAAATGTATCTATGTTAAAAATAAAGAAGATGAAGTAAAATTTGACAGAGCATACACACAAGTATTTGATACAAAAAGCAAGGATAGCTATAGAAAATACAAAGAAAAAGTAAATAAAAAACGAAAAAAGATTGAAGAAACATCAGAAAATGTAAATGTTGAAGTTCAAACACAGGACAACACACAATATAATGAAAATATTGAATTAATTGAACAAAGAAAGAAAAGTAAAATAATCAATGAAAAACTTACACAAGATAGTATTGTACTTCTTGATAACTTTGATAATCGTGTATTTGACATATGTAGACGTTTAAGTAAAAAGATTGCAAATCAGAGAAAAAAACGTAGAAAACTTGCTCGTTCACATAAAATTGACATGCAACGTACAATACGATATAATCTTAAAAATGGTGGACACCTAGTTAAGTTATATACACAAAAACCTCCACTTAAAAAGACAAAACAAATCTTTCTTTGTGATGTGAGTGGATCATGTAAATGGGTAAGTACATGGTTTTTTGCAATACTTTATGGATGTTATAAGACATTTGATAAAGTTACAATATTTGACTTTGACAATAAAGTTGTTGATGTAACAGGAACATTTAACTGTGATTTTAAAAATACAAACGATATTAATGAAGCACACCAGGCATATGGTCTTAAATCATATGGACAATCTGATATGACAAAGGCATTTAAACAATTTGAAGAGGAAGCTAATTTAAATAATAAGACTGATGTTATAATTCTTACAGATTGTCGTGACTGGAAAGGTGAATTTGTTAATGGTAAACTTGAAAGTGCAGCTATTCTTGAAAGAATTGCTAAAAAGTCAAGACGTCTAATAATATTAAATCCTGAAAAGAAAATACGCTGGAATACACCTACAAGTTATGTATCTGAATATGAAAAAGCAGGTGCAACAGTTTATGAAACAGGTACACTTGAGCAGTTTGCTAATGTAATATCAAAATTATAA